One Longimicrobiaceae bacterium DNA segment encodes these proteins:
- a CDS encoding HPr family phosphocarrier protein, whose product MEHSSEVTVVNKYGLHARPAAELVKLANRFGADVWIRKDEVEVSAKSIMGVMMLAAECGSQVQIRAQGDDAEQAVGALVELVRNRFGED is encoded by the coding sequence ATGGAACACAGCTCAGAGGTCACGGTCGTCAACAAGTACGGCCTGCACGCGCGGCCCGCGGCCGAGCTGGTGAAGCTCGCCAACCGCTTCGGGGCCGACGTGTGGATCCGCAAGGACGAGGTGGAGGTGAGCGCCAAGAGCATCATGGGCGTGATGATGCTGGCCGCCGAGTGCGGCTCGCAGGTGCAGATCCGCGCGCAGGGCGACGACGCCGAGCAGGCGGTGGGCGCCCTCGTGGAGCTGGTGCGCAACCGCTTCGGCGAGGATTGA
- a CDS encoding PTS system mannose/fructose/sorbose family transporter subunit IID, whose translation MSALGPGVRRRLLLRSFAVQGSWNYQTLIGTGFAFLLLPALRAVHGHDPVKLRAALARHAELFNSHPYLVTVAAGAVARLEADGAPPELVLRFKNALRGSLGSLGDRLVWLVWRPASALLGLCVYLAGAPWWAGAAAFLLAYNALHLPLRAWGLRLGLRDGINVGRALREAPLQRLGDRAADAGAVLSGLGAVLAFGGAGARGTEYLIGVAAAAAGIALGLRVRPVAFAALLAVLAASLLFVRTS comes from the coding sequence ATGAGCGCGCTGGGTCCCGGGGTGCGGAGAAGGCTGCTGCTGCGCAGCTTCGCGGTGCAGGGGTCGTGGAACTACCAGACCCTGATCGGCACGGGTTTCGCATTCCTGCTGCTCCCCGCGCTGCGCGCCGTGCACGGCCACGACCCCGTGAAGCTGCGCGCCGCGCTGGCACGCCACGCGGAGCTCTTCAACAGCCACCCGTACCTGGTGACGGTGGCTGCCGGCGCGGTCGCGCGGCTGGAGGCAGACGGCGCTCCGCCCGAGCTGGTCCTGCGCTTCAAGAACGCCCTCCGCGGCTCGCTGGGCTCGCTGGGCGACCGCCTGGTGTGGCTGGTGTGGCGGCCGGCGAGCGCGCTGCTGGGGCTGTGCGTGTACCTGGCCGGGGCGCCGTGGTGGGCCGGCGCCGCGGCCTTCCTGCTGGCCTACAACGCCCTGCACCTGCCGCTGCGCGCGTGGGGCCTGCGCTTAGGGCTGCGCGACGGCATCAACGTGGGCCGCGCCTTGCGCGAGGCGCCCCTCCAGCGCCTGGGCGACCGCGCGGCGGACGCGGGCGCGGTGCTCTCCGGCCTGGGCGCGGTGCTGGCCTTCGGCGGGGCGGGGGCGCGCGGGACGGAGTACCTGATCGGCGTGGCCGCGGCCGCGGCGGGGATCGCGCTGGGCCTGCGGGTTCGTCCCGTGGCCTTCGCGGCCCTGCTGGCGGTGCTCGCGGCCTCGCTCCTATTCGTACGCACCTCTTGA
- a CDS encoding PTS sugar transporter subunit IIC, translating into MNPGPGTLAAASLVGGVAALDATSLGQVMLSRPIVAATLGGVLAGDPVRGALLGAVLEALHLGVLPVGASRYPEGGPPAVAGGVAFAVSTGSWMALLVTVVCCMLWEWVSGATVQRLRQMNVRIAVPAADEEIDVASIERRHLRAMAMDFGRGVALTLVAMLLLMGILRLLPSFDGSDERVARLALAAVAAAGIAAALRLFGTRRWPLFLAGAAGGAALLWLR; encoded by the coding sequence GTGAATCCCGGCCCCGGCACCCTGGCTGCCGCGTCGCTCGTGGGCGGAGTGGCCGCGCTCGACGCCACCTCGCTGGGCCAGGTGATGCTGTCGCGCCCCATCGTCGCGGCCACCCTCGGCGGCGTCCTGGCGGGCGATCCCGTCCGCGGCGCGCTGCTGGGCGCGGTGCTGGAAGCGCTGCACCTCGGCGTCCTCCCGGTCGGTGCGTCGCGCTACCCGGAGGGCGGCCCGCCCGCCGTCGCGGGCGGCGTCGCGTTCGCGGTGAGCACGGGCTCGTGGATGGCGCTGCTGGTGACCGTCGTCTGCTGCATGCTGTGGGAGTGGGTGAGCGGCGCGACGGTGCAGCGCCTCCGCCAGATGAACGTGCGCATCGCCGTTCCCGCGGCGGACGAGGAGATCGACGTCGCGTCCATCGAGCGGCGCCACCTGCGGGCGATGGCGATGGACTTCGGCCGCGGCGTGGCGCTGACGCTGGTGGCGATGCTCCTGTTGATGGGCATCCTCCGTCTCCTCCCGTCGTTCGACGGGAGCGACGAGCGGGTCGCTCGGCTGGCGCTGGCGGCGGTGGCGGCGGCGGGGATCGCGGCAGCGCTGCGGCTCTTCGGCACGCGGCGCTGGCCGCTCTTCCTGGCGGGCGCGGCGGGCGGCGCGGCGCTGCTGTGGCTGCGATGA
- a CDS encoding PTS sugar transporter subunit IIB, translated as MPIVLFRVDERLIHGQVVVGWGGPLHADRIVVADDPIAASPWEQELYCLGVPPEIEASFLSVDEALAQMPGWRADASHRTIVLVRDVATVARMAADGGLRGDEVNLGGIHHAEGRTRVLPYLHLNADEVAQLRAAVGKGVTFSARDLPGSRRVPLEELAAGQ; from the coding sequence ATGCCGATAGTGCTCTTCCGGGTGGACGAGCGGCTGATCCACGGCCAGGTGGTGGTGGGCTGGGGAGGCCCGCTGCACGCCGACCGCATCGTCGTCGCCGACGACCCCATCGCGGCCAGCCCCTGGGAGCAGGAGCTGTACTGCCTGGGCGTGCCGCCGGAGATAGAGGCGAGCTTCCTCTCGGTCGACGAGGCTCTGGCGCAGATGCCCGGCTGGCGCGCGGACGCGTCGCACCGCACCATCGTCCTGGTGCGCGACGTGGCGACGGTGGCGCGCATGGCGGCGGACGGCGGCCTGCGCGGCGACGAGGTGAACCTGGGCGGGATCCACCACGCGGAGGGGCGCACGCGCGTGCTGCCGTACCTGCACCTGAACGCGGACGAGGTGGCGCAGCTGCGCGCGGCTGTGGGGAAGGGCGTGACCTTCTCCGCCCGCGACTTGCCCGGCTCGCGGCGCGTGCCGCTCGAAGAGCTGGCGGCGGGGCAGTGA